The Magnetococcus marinus MC-1 genome contains the following window.
TTTTTGCCCTGTTATTGGCCGTTGGGCTCAGCGGTTGTAAAACCCCTAACGTTGATAAAGGGGCTATTTTGGACCCAACCGCCCTGGCTAAATTGCAGGAGAACCAGTCCAATGTGCGCGATGTCCATGATCTGCTGGGTCCACCAACCCTGGTTAATATGTTGGACACTCCCCGCTGGATCTACATCATGGATCGCCGTGAAGAAGGGGAGCAAGCCATTAACCGCGTGGAGATCACCTTTGACCGTACCGGTGTGGTGCGCAAAGTTGAGCGTAATTTTGAAGATCAATTGCTGGCTCCGCAGGTGACCGAAAAGCTCTCTGAAAAGCCCCTCACCTGGTGGCGGCATACTTGGCGGGAAGCCAAAGGCAACATTATTGAGCACCCCGAGGGTTCGCCCGAGTGGTTAAAAAATGATTTGAGCGCGCAGGATGATAAACAGTTGCTCTATCGGAAACTTTGGCAGCGTGTAAAAAATATTGGCCGTCAGCCCAAAGAGGTGAACAGCACCGCCGTTTCTAAGGAAGAGGCCGATGCGCTTGAAGCACAAAAGACCAAAAGTGAGCGGTTTTGGGGGTGGATTAAGAACGACCGCACACCTCCGCCACCTGCCGAGTTACGTGATCCCAAGGTATCTGACACGCTACCTGACTGGATGAAAAAATAAAATGTCTGCCCAACGTAAAATTGCCGTGATCGGTGGTACCAGCCTGTTGGAATCCCATCTTTTCAGCGGGGCTAAAGAGTACCCCATTGCGACCCCTTTTGGAAAAGT
Protein-coding sequences here:
- a CDS encoding outer membrane protein assembly factor BamE; translated protein: MFKPILLFFALLLAVGLSGCKTPNVDKGAILDPTALAKLQENQSNVRDVHDLLGPPTLVNMLDTPRWIYIMDRREEGEQAINRVEITFDRTGVVRKVERNFEDQLLAPQVTEKLSEKPLTWWRHTWREAKGNIIEHPEGSPEWLKNDLSAQDDKQLLYRKLWQRVKNIGRQPKEVNSTAVSKEEADALEAQKTKSERFWGWIKNDRTPPPPAELRDPKVSDTLPDWMKK